The genomic region GTACCATGGAATGCACTTAATAAAGATGACTGATGACATACATGATAAGAATATTAGTATAATGTTATATTTAACGATTACAAAAAGCAGCCTCTCTTATTGTAAAACAATTTGttcaaaaatgtgtattaatgatCACATAACAATTGAATTGGTTCATAGCATAATGCTGGTGCAAAATAAGTTATACATGACAGAGCAAAACCAGAGTAGCAACATCAAGAATAGAATATGATAGCAGATTTAATCAAAAAGCATCCCTTaagtattatgtttttgtctcaaaaaaGTCAAGAATTAGCTGTCACCAGAGTTCGTGGGTTCATAATTGTTGGAAAGGCTCCTTAAATATACATTGTCAGCAGCATTAACTTCCTTACtggttttgtatgtgtgtggcagACAAACGTGCAGACATGGACCTCGGTGGTTTGGAGACGGTGGTGGCAAACTCCGCCTATGTTTCAGCCCGTGGTTGCGTGGATGGATCATCGGCAGCAGCCATGCGTGACAAGAAGATGCGGGCCAGGCTGAAGCTCCCACACATCAGAGACTGTGAACACATGAAAACATCTGTAGACTCAACCTTTGACAGCATGTGTATCAAACAGCCCATTGGCAAGCGCCTGTTCCAACAGTTTCTAGAGAGTGATGCAACCTATAAAAATGCTGGAGAGCTGTGGAAAGACATCGAAGACTACACCATGTGtcaagaaaaggagagagagcagaaggCCCAAAAAATTGTTAATAAATACTATAAGTCCGCTTCAAAGAATTTTTGCAGCTTCCTGGAAGAGAAGGCCGTCACTCGAGTTGTTGAGGACTTCAAGAATGTCCGTGGTGACCTGTTTAAAGAGAGCGAGAAGCAGCTGCTCAAACACCTGGAGAAGGCCACAGATAGCTTTAAGAACAGCATGTACTTCCTGCGTTATGTTCAGTTCAAATGGCTGGAGAGCCAGCCTGTTGATGAGGAGTGGTTTAATGACTTTAGGGTCCTGGGTAAAGGAGGTTTTGGGGAAGTGTTTGCTTGTCAGGCTAAAGCAACAGGTAAAATGTATGCCAACAAGAAGCTGGAGAAAAAGAGGCTGAAGAAACGCAAAGGCTATGAGGTAAAGCCCTGATGTAACCATCTAATGTCCCACCCACAGCCATTCATGGTGTCAAACAAAAGAGTAACAACCCAAAGTGAGATAATTCTACTGGTAACTTTGTAGTGAACTAGAAAAAACACGTGCAAGATTGTATAACCCAGTGACTGAGCTAGTTTTTACCTTAACGGCTCAATGCAAAGAAGCTTTTGACCCTGTTAAAGACCTCACAAAGCAGCTCAGAGATAGTACTCCATACTAAAGCCTAATGCTTTTAATAGCATCAGTAGATAATTGACTTTTCAGTTTGTTGCCTGTCATTCAAAAGCAAGGCATCACAAAAAACTTGCTAAGCTAGCTGGACCTTACCacaagaggaataaaaacagaactttCAATTGCAgtaaactacaacacccacagGATCCATGTATGGGGGCATGTGCAGTATTTCATTAGAATGTGTCTATGCCATGATCACCTGTCATAACCGGACCAAAAGTTAGTCCACTCAATTTCACCGACAGTATGTTGAAGTCTGCCAAATTAGATGTTTTCAGTTATGtctgattagacctctgctcaggttgCATCTGCACTTAAAGCACTAATAAGAGACACATTTCTCATAGCATAGATGTGATGAGCACTACTGTCTCTGTTCCATTTAGGTGCGTCAGTAGTCTTCAAtgtaaaatttacatttttttgaaaacagacTTTCTGACTTATTATAGAAAGAATACAAAAGGCATAACTAATCATTAGCTAAAGACTTCACCTGATAACACTGCTTGAAGTAGAGGGGAAGAAGACATCTGCTAAAATGAGCTTCTTGAAACAAAACCCTGCGCACTGATAGCTCATCTTGGCACATGGCTGGCCAACTCTTGAATAAGCCATATCAGAGAGCcagcatttaaaatacaatgaaacGAAATGACACGTGAGGACATCAGAAGATGTCTAATCATTATTGACATTGTACGttcttgcttttgttttattaatcatGTTTGGATGTTTGATTTGTGGTCAGGGAGCAATTGTGGAGAAGCGCATTCTTGCAAAGGTTCACAGCCGCTTCATTGTGTCGCTGGCTTACGCCTTCCAGACCAAGACTGACCTCTGCCTAATCATGACCATCATGAATGGTGGAGACCTCAGGTGCTCCATATAACACCAAATacagctttacacacacacgcacacaagcactctctctctctctaatataCATTACATAGACTGAATATGactccaaaaacacacacaacatagtGGTTTCTATAGTTAACAACATGGGAACAGTGTTTTACTCCACATCTCACCTTTACTAATCAGTCTAAAGTAAATTAGCCTTACAGTTGACAAGTCTCTCAGGTGCATCATGCTTTAAGTAAGAGAATCACTAAAAACGTCTTGCTTAGCTTCTCTTCACTTATTGACATTTCTGAATTTCACAGAGGTTTCAGAAAACACTATCATTGCATTATCCCACCAAAATCCCATCCTCTCTTACAGGTTTCATATGTATGACGTGGATGAAAAGAATCCTGGTTTTGATGAGAAGAGAGCATGTTTCTACACAGCTCAGATCATCTGTGGGGTAGAGCACCTTCACCAAAACAGGATAATCTACAGAGACCTGAAACCAGAGAACGTACTGCTGGATGACGCAGGTGAGACATTTCCTCTGCAGCATTTACTCttcattcatttgaatgttttttttttttttacaattaacaCTGATTTATACATACTACATAGCAATATAAGTAAGTTAAGCAGCTAACTGGCTAGAGCTATGATTAACTTACTGGAGCAAATCATTATAGTTGCCTATGCTTTGCCATTAACATGCTCTGACTGTTATCTGAACACAGTCTCACTCATTTCCGTCAGACAGCTTCTTTAAGTATTATTCAGTCATTCTTTTAGTAGTAGTTTGGTGTGAATacataatgtacaaaaataGTTGGTCGTTTGGTCATTGGCCATGTGCCACTGTTATAATCAAAGGCTTTTCACTCAGGACACGTTCGCCTGTCCGATATGGGTCTGGCTGTTGAACTTCCGCCAGGAAATGACAAAACTACTGGATATGCAGGAACTCC from Etheostoma cragini isolate CJK2018 chromosome 13, CSU_Ecrag_1.0, whole genome shotgun sequence harbors:
- the grk1b gene encoding rhodopsin kinase GRK1b, which codes for MDLGGLETVVANSAYVSARGCVDGSSAAAMRDKKMRARLKLPHIRDCEHMKTSVDSTFDSMCIKQPIGKRLFQQFLESDATYKNAGELWKDIEDYTMCQEKEREQKAQKIVNKYYKSASKNFCSFLEEKAVTRVVEDFKNVRGDLFKESEKQLLKHLEKATDSFKNSMYFLRYVQFKWLESQPVDEEWFNDFRVLGKGGFGEVFACQAKATGKMYANKKLEKKRLKKRKGYEGAIVEKRILAKVHSRFIVSLAYAFQTKTDLCLIMTIMNGGDLRFHMYDVDEKNPGFDEKRACFYTAQIICGVEHLHQNRIIYRDLKPENVLLDDAGHVRLSDMGLAVELPPGNDKTTGYAGTPGFMAPELLEKKEYDYTVDYFTLGVTLYEMIAAKGPFRVRGEQVENTEVARRILNDPVSYTPAFSKDCKDICEGLMHKDPAKRLGFKNNECEDLKNQPFFKDINWGRLQSGLLPPPFVPSATTVYAKDISDVGAFSTIKGIVLDNTDSEFYNDFASGNIPIPWQEEMIETGVFGEMNIWGEKGKLPNDLDPNYVETKGGGCVLL